Part of the Halopenitus persicus genome is shown below.
AACAGGGCCGGGTCGAGGGCGTCCCGCCGGTTCGTCGCCGCGATCACCACGAGCGAGGGGTTCTCGGCAGCACGGTCGAGCTCGGTGAGCAGCTGGGAGACGACGCGCTCGCCGACGGCGGAGCCCCCGGTAGCGCCGCTTCCACCACCCGCGCTACTTCCACCACCCGTGTCGCCTCCACCACCCGAGCCACCCCCGCCGCGGGTCGTCGCGACCGCGTCGATCTCGTCGAAGAAGACGATCGTCGGCGCGGTCTGACGGGCCCGCTCGAACACCTCGCGGACGGCCTTCTCGGACTCGCCGACGTATCGGTCGAGCAGCTCGGGGCCGGCGACCTGGATGAAGTTGACGCCGCTCTCGCCCGCGATCGCCCGCGCGAGCAGCGTCTTGCCGGTCCCCGGCGGTCCGTGAAGCAGGATCCCGGTGGGCGGGTCGGCCGCCGCGGCCTCGAAGAGGGGACCGTACGCGAGCGGCCAGGTGACGGCCTTCTCGAGGGCTTGCTTGGCGGACTCGAGCCCGCCGACGTCCGCGAAGGTGGTCTCGGGCGTCTCCGCGACGTACTCACGCATCGCGCTCGGCTCGACGGCGGTCAGGGCGTCCTCGAAGTCCGACCGCGTCACCGTCACAGCCGTGAGCGGATCGCCGGCCTCACGGGCGCGTCGCAGCGCCGTCATCGCCGCCTCCTGGGTAAGGCTCTCCAGGTCGGCGCCGACGAACCCGTGGGTGCGGGCGGCGATCGCGTCGAGATCGACGTCCTCGGCGAGCGGGGTCCGCCGGGTGTGGACCTCGAGGATCTGCCGTCGACCGGCCTCGCCCGGGACGCCGATCTCGATCTCCCGGTCGAACCGGCCGCCGCGTCGCAGGGCCGGATCGAGGGCGTCGACCCGGTTGGTCGCGCCGATCACGATCACGTCACCGCGGGCGTCGAGCCCGTCCATCAGCGACAGGAGCTGGCCGACGACCCGGTTCTCGAGGTCGCCGCCGTCGTCGCGCTCGCCGGCGATCGAGTCGATCTCGTCGAAGAAGACGATCGCCGGAGCGTCCTCCCGAGCCCGCTCGAACACCTCCCGGAGCCGCTTTTCGCTCTCGCCCTTGTACTTCGAGGTGATCTCCGGGCCATCGACCGTGATGAACGTCGCGTCGACCTCGTTGGCGACCGCTCGGGCGATGAGCGTCTTCCCGGTTCCCGGCGGCCCGTACAGCAGGACGCCCTTCGGCGGATCGACGCCGAGTCGGGTGAAGAGATCCGGCGAGGAGAGAGGCAGCTCGATCAGCTCCCGCACCAGGTCGAGCTCCTCGTCGAGTCCGCCGATGTCCTCGTACGTCGCGCCCGTTCGAGGGGCCGCCGCCTCCTCCCGGCTCGGTTCGGCGCCGTCGACGCCATCGGTCGACCGGTCCCGTGGCCGGCTCCGGCTCGGTTCGGCGCCGGACGACCCCGGTTCCGCACCGGAGACGGACGTGTCAGCCCTCGGTTCGGACGCGTCCGAGCCGGCGGCCGAGTCGGCGGCCGGGATCTCGCGGTCCGGACTGCCGGCGTCGGAATCGACGGACCGGGAGGAGACGACTGAGACGTCGGTCCGGTCGGTGAGCCGTACCGTCCCTTCGGGATCGGTCGCCGCGACGACGAACCCAAGTCCGCCGAGCCGCTCGACGTGGACCGACTCCCCGGCGGTCAGGGGACGGTCCCGGAGGTCGCGGGCGATCGAGCGCTCGATCGTCTCCCGGTCGACGTCGACGTCCGCGAGGCTGCCGGGTGCCTCGAGGGTCACGGCGGTCGCGTCCGCGACCTCGACCGGCGAGATGCGGACCGCATCGCCGACCTTGACGTCGGCGTTGGCGCGGGTGTCGGCGTCGATCCGGATCGCGCCGTCGGGCACGTCGTGGCCGCCCGGCCAGACCTTCGCGACCGTGGTCCGACCGCCCTCGATCCGGACCGTGTCGCCGCTGAGGACGCCCAGGCGCGTCCGGGTCGATTCGGAAAGTCTGGCGATCCCGCGCCCGGCGTCTCGTTTCTCGGCGGCGCGGACCGTGAGCTCGACGTCCCCGGTATCGCTCATGGACCACCGTTTCGTCCGGGACGCCTTGAGGATTTCTCAGGAGTATGATGGAACACCCGGGAACGCGACGGCCGGCGGTTCCGATCGTGGGGTGACCACCCGCCGCGTCGGACGTGACTGGATCAGATCTTCCCTTCCGCGTCCTCGGCGAGCTCCTCCATCCGTTTGCCGACGCGGCCCGCCGCCGAGAACTCGTCCTCGCTCATCGCGGTCGCGAGCGCATTGCCGAGCACGAACACCGCGTGTTTGTGCTCGCTTTTCGACTTGTGAACGTGTGAGGGGTCGATGTCGAGCTCCTCGTAGGGGTCGAAGAGCTCGGTCCGGACGTCCTCTCGTTCCCGGAAGTGTTCCATAATCGTCACCATCTGTTCGTGAAGTTCGAGGAGTTCGTCCTTGTGCATACTCGTGGTACGTTCGATGTCCTTTTAAGCGTTTTTGGCGATCCGTCCCACGGCCGGTTGAGACCGGCGATCCCGGGACGTTCGTCGTTCGAACGCGTCCCGAAACGCTCCGTCGACCGTCCGTCGTCCGTCCACCGTCTGCCGGTCAGAAGACGTACTCGTCCTCGTGGCCCATCATTCCCTCGTCCTCGAAGCCCGGTCCCTCCTCCTCGTCGGTCGGTCCGCTGGTCTTGTACGCCTTGATTCCGGTCGACAGGAGCTCCTCGATCGCCTCCTCGCGGTTGAGGAACTCGCCCTGCTCGACCATATGGGCGATCTGCATCTCCTGGTGTTCCGGGACCGTGATCTCGACTTTCGGCATTCTCTACCCCGTGGTAAACCGAGGGGATATATAAACCTACTGCCAAACTCTTGGTATACGAAAAAATAGACACCGTCATTCGCGATCTTCCGTTCCATATAGAAAAAGTATTATTTAAAATAATGGAAATACGGACGACCCGACACCCATAGGTGGATCCGTCTCCGATCCCCGGTATGGTCGAGGACGTCACGGACCTGTACCGGGAGTTCGGCGAGGATCGGCTCCCCCCGGGACAGCGACGGACGGACGGGTTTCCGGTGCTTTCCAAGAGCGGGACTCCGTCTTATAACCCTGCCGACTGGCGGTTCGAGGTGTACGGCGCGGTCGAGAACCGGCTCGAGTACGACCTGGAGGCGTTCGAGGAGCTACCGCACGTTCGGCAGCGCCAGGACTTCCACTGCGTGACCGGCTGGAGCCGGTTCGACTGCGAGTTCGCCGGCGTCCCGTTCACCGAAATCGCGGACCGGGCGGGGATCGGGCCTGACGTCGAACACGTCCTGTTTCACGCGCTTGACGGCTACACGACCGATCTACCGCTGTCTGCGTGCCGACGCCAGGAGGTGCTGTTCGCCGACGGGCTCGACGGCGAGTCCCTCCCCGATGACCACGGCGGCCCGGTTCGCGTGGTCACCCCGCACAAGTACGCGTACAAGGGCGCGAAGTGGGTGACCGGCGTCGAGTTCCTCACCGAGCCCGAGCGCGGCTACTGGGAGAAGCGCGGCTACTCGGAAACGGCCAACCCGTGGAACGAGGAGCGGTATAGTTAGGGTCAAGGGCGTCGCCCACCGATCCCGTATCAATGGACCCGTCCGCGCTGGCCGACGCGCCGCGGCTCGTGAGCCGCGCCCGTCGGATCGCCGATCCGGAGTTTCAGGCCGTCTTCGAGGCGATCGAGACGCCGCGCGTCGTGTGGGGGGCGCCCGGGGAGTCGACGGCCATCGGCGGCGGCGCGGCCGCGACCCTGACCGCGAGCGGTCCCGACCGGTTCGCCTCGATCCGCGAGGACGCCGAGACGCTGTTCGCCTCGGGGGACGTCCACGCCGGAACCGAGGCCGCACGACCCCGGTTGTTCGGCGGGTTCGCGTTTCACGAGGCGGCCACCGACGGATCGCCCTGGGAGTCGTTCCCCGAGGCCCGGTTCGTCTTCCCGCGCGTGCAGGTCACGGCGGCCGACAACGGGACGTGGGTGACGGTCAACGCGGTGGGTCCCGACGCCGCCGCGGCCGACGTCGAGCGGCGCCTCGATCGCGCGGTCGAGACCTTCGACGGGCTCGGGACTGCCGGAGCCGGAGCCACCACCAGCGGCACTGCCGCACCCGAAGCCGCCGGCAGCGGACACGCTGCACACGACCCGGATTCACGTCCCGACCGTCCCGGGATCGTCTCCCGCCGCCGGACAACGACGCGCCAGGAGTGGCGAGCCGGCGTCGAGGCCGCAGTCGACCGGATCCGCGCCGGGGACCTCGAGAAGGTCGTCCTCGCGCAGGCGCTTGCTGCCGACCTCCACGCTGACGCGCCCCGCGCCGCGACGGTCGACCGGCTCCGGAATCGATACCCGAACTGCTACCCGTTCCTCGTCGAGACCGACCCGGCGGGTGCGGCCTTCGTCGGCGCGACCCCGGAACGGCTCGTCTCGACGCGGGGACGAACCGTCGAGACCGACGCACTGGCCGGGACCACCGGCCGGGGCGAGACGCCCGCGGAGGACGAGTGGCTCGCCTCGGAGTTGGCCGCCGACCGGAAGAACGCACACGAACACGACCTCGTCGTCGACGCGATCCGCGACCAGCTCGCGCCGTTCACCGCCTCCATCACGGCGGGCGACCGCCGGATCAAGCGGCTGGCGGAGGTTCAACACCTCCACACGCCGATCACGGCCGAGCTCGAGGCGAACACCCACGTGCTGGAGCTGGTCGAGGCGCTGCACCCGACGCCGGCGGTCGGCGGGCTCCCGCCCGCGGCCGCGCTCGAGACCATTCGCGAAACCGAGCCGTTCGACCGCGGCTGGTACGCCGCACCGGTCGGCTGGATCGACGCGGCGGGCAACGGGACCTTCGCGGTCGGGATCCGATCGGCGGTCCTCGAACCGCGGGCGGCGACGCTGTTCGCCGGGGTCGGCATCGTCGCCGACTCCGACGCCGACGAGGAGTGGGACGAGATCCAGCTCAAATACCGCCCGATCCTGAACGAGCTCGAGGACGGGGACTGAGACCCCGCCACGGGAGCGGAGCCGCCTCCGGCTTTTACTGATACATTCGCAACGGACGCGCCTCGGTGCTCTCCTCCTCGACGTCCTGCATCCGCATCGCGAGCTGCTCTTTGGCGCGCTGGATCTCGTCGGCGCGGTCGACGAGCGTGTCGGTCGGGATGTCGACCTCCGTGATCGGCGCGAGTCCGTTGGTGATCAGCGCCCGCGACGCCTCGGGGTCGGGGAACTGCGGGTCGGACTCGACGACGAGTCCGACGGCGGTCGTGTCGTTCTCCAGCGCGTGGGAGAGGAGCGCGCCGGTCGGGCCGGTGACGAGCCCCATCTCGGAGGGGGCGTCGATGCCGACGCGCTCGAGATGCGCGGCGCCGTCGCCGGTCGCGATCCCGTACAGCGCCGGCGGTTCCGTATCCTTCTCCGCCGGCCGACCGGAGAGGTACAGCGGCGTGACGCCCTTCTCGTCGAACCAGCCGGCGACGCAGTCGGCGAACTCCGTCGCCGCGGCCGGCGAGACCGGCACGTCGCTCTGCAGCACCAGCAGGTCTCGGTCGGCATCGGCGTAGATCCGAACCGGCGTCGACAGCCGCGAGTCGTTCTCGGGGTAGGTCACGACCGGGGGGACACCGTCGCAGTGGACGTTCGCGTAGTGAACCATGTCGAACGCCTCCACGATGTGGTCGGCGGCGATCTTCCCGACGAGCCCGACGCCCGGTAGCCCCTCGACCAGAAACGGCGCGTCCAGCTCGACGTCCTCGGCGAGTACGTTGATGCGAGCCATACGCGACGGTTCGGCTGCCAGCCACTTATAAGGACGCGCGGATCGCTTCCGCGAATGGGAGTCGAAATCGACAAACCGACCGGCCGCGAACCGAACGTATGAATCCGCTCGAGCGGTACCTCCCGCTCGTCGACGACGAGGACGCGTTTCTGGCCGCCTGCGACCGGCCGCTGCCCTCCGTCGTCCGCACGAACCCGATCGCGGCCACGCCCGAGCGCGTTCGTCGGGCGTTCGACGAGGAGGGGATCGACTACGAACCGGTCGACTGGCACGACGGACTGTTCCGGCTGCCGGGGGGCAGCCCCGGAACGAACTGGCCGTACGTCCACGGCTGGATCCACGGCCAGGAGGAGGTCTCGACGCTGCCCGGGCTCGCCCTCGACGCGCAGCCGGGCGATCGCGTGCTCGACGCCTGCGCCGCGCCGGGCAGCAAGACGACCCAGATCGCGGCCGACATGGACGACCGCGGCACCCTCGTCGCGAACGACAACAACCTCGGTCGGCTCTCGGCGCTGCGGCACAACGCCGAGCGGCTCGGGGTGACGAACGTCGCCGTCACGAACCAGGACGCGCGGAACCTCTCGTTGCGGCCGTTTCCCTTCGACGCGTTCGACCGGGCGCTCGTCGACGTCCCCTGCTCGTGTGAGGGCACCTGCCGGAAGAACCCGGACGTCCTCGACGAGTGGACGCTCGACCACGTCGAAGCGATCGCCGGCGTCGGCAAGGGGATCCTGACCCGCGCCGTCCAGGCCACCCGCCCGGGCGGCGTCGTGGTCTTCTCGACGTGTACCTTCGCGCCCGAGGAGAACGAGGCCGTCCTCCAGCACGTCCTCGAGTCGGAGCCGTGTGAGCTCGCGACGTTCGACCTCCCGCTCCGAACCGAGCCCGGCATCACCGAGTGGGAGGGTGAGACGTTCGACGACGCGATGCGACGGGCCCACCGGATCTACCCCCACCACAACGACACGGGCGGGTTCTTCTGTGCGAAGCTTCGCGTGACCGACGGGCGGACGGACGGCGGGACCGCGGACGTCCGGGATTCGGACGGCGGGACCGCGGTCGATGCCGGCACCGAGAGGAGGAAGGAGGTGACCGCCGAATGAGCGACGAACGCGGACAAAGCGATGCGAACCCGCCGAGCAACGACGGCCAGCGCTTCGACCGGCTCCCCGAGACCGCCGCGGACCGGAAGGTTCCCGGCCGGCCGACCCGCGAGGAGGTCCTCGAGTGGTGGGACGAGCGGTTCGGCGTGGACCGGTCGGTCCTGGAGCCGTACACCTTCCTCGAGAAGGGCGCCGGGAAGGTCTGGATCTATCGCGGGGAGGCGACCGATCCGTGTCGGATCGAGGCGCTGGGAATGACGTTCCTCCGGACTCGCCAGGAACACTGGAAGCCGACGACGCGGGCCGTCTCCCGGTTCGGCCGGCACGCGAGCCGGAACGTGATCGAGCTCGAGCCTGCCGAAGCCGCCCGGTTCGTCGCCGGCGAGGACCAGCCGATCGACCGCTGGGACGGCGACTGGGGCTACCTGATCGCGGCCCACGAGCTGGCCGGCGGCCGGGAGCCGATCGGCGTCGGGCTCTACCTCCACGGCGAGCTTCGGTCCCGGGTTCCGAAGGGAAGTCGGACCGACGTCGGGCAGCTGGGTCGCGAGGAGTAGCGCCGGAGCGCCCGCCCACGGACGCCCGCATCGATGCCGGCGCTTTATGGGTGATGCCGCCCGAGTGAGCGTATGGCCGGCGAGGGACGACGGTTCAAGCGCGCGGCCGGGGCGAACGTCCTCGGGAACGCGGTCAAGATCCTCATCGAGGGAGCCGCCGGGGTCGCATTCGGGAGCGTCGCCCTCGTGGCCGACGCCGCCCACTCGGTCGCCGACCTCGTCGCCAGCCTCGTGGTGTTCGTGTGGGGCGGGGCCGCCTACGTCGGCCCGGACGAGACGCACCCGCACGGACACCAGCGCATCGAGCCGCTGACCGCCCTGTTCGTCGGCGCCGTCATCGTCCTGCTCGGCGCGAACCTGCTTCGGGAGTCCGCGCTCGCGCTGATCGAGGGCCCGGGAGTCGTCTTCGATCCGCTGTTGCTCGGCGCGCTCGCGTTCGCGATGGCGGACATGTACCTCCTGTACTGGTACACCACGCGGGTGAACGCCGACCTCGAATCGACCGCCCTCCACGCGCTCGCGGTCGACTGCCTCAACGACATCTACACGACGGTGGCCGCCGTCGCCGGCGTCCTCGGCGTCCTGCTCGGCTACCCGATCCTCGACGCGGTTGCCGGCGGCCTGGTTAGCCTGCTCGTCGTCTACCAGGGCGTCGAGATCGCCCGCGAGAACGTGACTTATCTCGTCGGCGCCGCCCCGCCCGCGGAGGAGTACGACCGCCTCCGGGAGACCCTGCACGACCACCCCGCGGTCGAGGGCGTTCACGACCTCCGGGCCTTCTACGACGGGACCGACGTCGAGGTCGAGGTCCACGTCGAGGTCGACGGCGCGATGACGCTCCGGGAGGCCCACGACCTCGAGACCGAGCTGATGGATCGGCTCCGGGCGCTTCCGTCGGTCGGTGACGCCCACGTCCATCTGGACCCCTCGGGCGTGGGCGAGTGGAAGGACGCCCCCGACGAGCGGTCGGAAGCGAGGGCGGATGCCGCAGCCGAACCCGACGGCGGCGAGTGAGTGGCCGCTCGCGACGACGGCGGGCGCGCAATCGGGACCGACGGCGGCGAGCGCGAGAGACCGACCAACCGGCGTGTCAAACCGGCTCGATCAGCGATGGGTCGTCGTTCGACGGGTCGTTCACGCGCTCGGAGACCGGGTGGGCCCGCAGGTCGTCGGGCGCGACCGGCTCGAGCAGCGACGCCGCGGTCTCGGGATCTCCGTGGAGATATCGCTCCTCGTCGGCCGGGTCGAGGATGACGGCCATCCGGTGGTGAAGGTCGGCGACGAGGTCGTTCGGCTCGGTCGTGACGATCGAGAAGGTCTCGACCGGCTCCGGGCCGGCGTCCGCAGTCGGGTTTGACGACGTGACGGCGGAGTCGGGCTCGTTCCCGTCGACGTTTCGGGACCCACCGGCAAACCGGTCGAGCCCCGTCTGGGTGGGTCCGTCGGGTTCGGGCGGCTCCCAGCGCTCGTATATTCCGGCCATCGCGAACGGGCGATCGTCCGCGAACGCGACGCGATATGGCCGCGTTCCGGACCCCGTCTCCACCCACTCGTAGAAGCCGTCCGCGGGAACCAGACATCGGCGGCGCTCGAACGCGGATCGAAACGCGGGCTTCTCTCGGATCGTCTCCGCACGCGCGTTGATCAGGCCCAGTCGGTCGTCCGCCCAGGCGGGCGTCAGCCCCCACTCCAGCCGTCTCGCCTCGGCCGGCGCGTCGGCGGTGATCACGGGGAGCCTCTGGCCGGGTGCACAGTTGTACCGCGGCGGCACGTCGGGGAACGCGGCGTCGAAGCGGGTCCGGAGATCATCGCGAGGCGTCGACAGCGAGTACCGGCCGCACATACGTTCAACTGGGGCCGCGAACGACAAAAGCGCTCGTGCTTCCGACGGTACACGCCACAGCCGGCGGCGTTCGGTCCACGTCGCGTCGCGAGGGGTTCAAGTGACCGGAGCGCGCCGGTGGGGATGTGCGCATCGAGAACAGCTTCATCCCGGTCCGAGGGGTCGGCGAGCGGACGGAGCGCCGGCTCTGGGAACGGGGGATCACCCATTGGGACGACTTCGACCGATCCGTCGACGTGCGGGGGGTCGGCGCGACGACCGCCGATCGGATCGACGGGTTCATCGACCGGGCCCGCGACCGGCTCCGAGCCGGTGACGCCGCGTTCTTCGACGACGTCTTTCCGAGCGACCAGCGCTGGCGGCTCTACGAGGACTTCCGGACGGAGACGTGTTACTTCGACATCGAGACGACCGGCCTCGACGAGCAGGCCAACCAGGTCACGACAGTGAGCTTTCACCGCGACGGCGAGACGACGACGCTCGTCGCCGGAGAGGACCTCACCGCCGAGGCGGTCCACGACCGACTGACCGACGCCGCCGTGATCGCCTCGTTCAACGGCGCGCGCTTCGACGTGCCGTTCCTGGAGACGAACCTCGGGATCGAGATCGATACCCCACACCTCGACCTGTTGTATCCCTGCCGGCAGCTGGGGCTTTCGGGCGGACTCAAGGCGATCGAGTCCGAGATCGGCGTCGAGCGCGACCGCCCCGACATCAGCGGCCGCGACGCCGTCCGGCTCTGGCACGAGTACGAGCGCGGCGACGAGGAGGCGCTGGAGACGCTCGTCTCGTACAACCGGGAGGACGCGCGAAACCTCGAGACGCTGGCCGACGTCGTCTGTGAGTCCCTCCACCGAGACGTCTTCGGATCGGTCGCCGGGTCGGCGAACCCCGGCCGCTCCGAGCCGGCCGCCGGCGAGTAACCGCTCCGGGCCGACTGCTGACGGTGAACCGCTCCGGGCCGATTGCTGACGGTGAACCGCTCCGATCTGATCCGTCCGAACCGAAACGTTCCTACCCCGCGGCCGAGACGCCATCGATATGACGCCGTCCCCGGACGACCGTGGCTCCGAGCGCCGTCGAGGGTGGATCCGCGGGCTCGATCCACGGACGTGGGACCGGACCGACCGGCGGACGCGCGCCGCCGTCGCGGTCATCGTCGGCTGTTCGCTGCTCGCTCGGACGGTCGCTCTGGGCGATCGACCGTTCCACTGGGACGAGGCACGGGTCGGGTACTGGACGCTCCGCTCGCTCGAGACGGGGAGCTACGAGTACCGCCCGGTCGCCGGCGGGCCGGTCGTGTTCCATCTGAGCCGGCTCGCGCTCTCGGTCGCGCCGCCGAGCGACGCCCTCGCGCGGCTACCGTTCGCGATCGCCGGCGGGCTCCTTCCGGCCGTCGCGCTCCTCTTCCGCGGCCGGCTCGGCGACGACGAGACCGTCGCCGCTGCTGCTGTACTCGGCTTCGCGCCGCCGCTGGTCCACTACGGGCGCTTCCTGCGCGGGGACGTGATCGCTGCCGGCGCTGCGCTTCTCGCGGTCGGTTGGCTCGTCCGGTGGATCGACTCCGACTCCGGGACCCGACCGCGTGACCGATACCTGTACGGCGCCACCGTCGCTTCGGTGGTGGCCCTCGGCACCTCCGGGTTCGCGGTCGCGACGCTCGTGCTTGTGGTCGCCGCCGCGCTCGTCACGCTCGACCGGCCACGGGCCGAGGGACGCTCCTCGAGCCTCGGCGACGCAGCGCGCCGTGGCGGTCGATGGATCGTCGACCGTGCGACGCCGCTCGCCCGCGCGGCGTTCGTGTTCCTCGGGACCTGGGCGGTGCTGTTCCTCCCGCGCGGCTCCGACAGCGGCGCGGGCGGAACTCCCGGCGGACTCGCCGGACTCGTCGCCGACCCGATCGGGCTGGCGACGCGGACCTACGTGGCTCCCGTCGAGGCGTTCCTCGGGGTTCGGGTCGCGGAGCGGGCCGGGACGCAGTTCCTCCCGTTCGTGACCGACGCCGTCTCGACGGCGCTTGCGACCGCCGCACCGATCCTCGCGATCGCCGCGGCCGGATTCCTCGCGGACCGATACGGTCTCCTGGGTGACGCGACACGTCAGGGGACCGCGGGCGGACGACCGATCGTCCTGTTCGCGTCCGCCTGGGCCGGGCTCGGCCTGCTCGGCTATCCGATCGTAGCGGAGGTGATCGCCCCCTGGACGCTCGTGCACGTGCTCGTCCCGCTGGCGGTGCCGGCCGGCGTCGGGATCGCGGCCGTCTACCGGTACGGACGCGAGGCGGCGGGTCGATCGCTGGGCTCGAACGTGGCCGCGTCCGGCGCGCGACGCGGGGGTGACGCCGCCTTCCGTGATGACGCCGCGGACGCCGATCGAGTGGCCGCCGGAGGTGCTGACCGAGTGACCGCCGGAGATACTGACCGACTGACCGTCGGTGACGCGGCACGGGTCGCGGCGGCCGGACTCGTGCTGTTCGCGATCGTCGCGCACGCCGGGATCGTCACCCTCGATGCCGCCGCCGCCGAGCCGGGACCGGAGTCGCCGCTCGCGCAGTACGGCCAGCCCGCCGACGACCTCGAGCCGCTCGTCGATGAGATGGAGGCGGCGATCGCGGACGCGGAGGGAGAGAACGCGCGCGTCGTCTGGGTCGGCGACCGGTTCCACCTGCCGGACGAGACGGTCGCGGACCGCCCCCCGATCGGAACGGAGGCGGCTCGCGAGGCGTGGGGCGACCGGTTGCCGCTTCCGTGGTACCTCGAGCGGACCGACGCCGAGGTCGAGAGCGTGACCGCGCCGAGCGGCCTCACGGGCGAGCCCGCGGTGGTGATCGCCGATCCGGCCCACGAGGGGTCGCTCGATGCGATGCTCCCCGCTCACGAGTCGCGGACCCTGCGGCTCGGGCTCTGGAACCGTGAGGTCGTCGTGTTCATCGCAAGCTGACGGTCGCAGTCGATCTGGACGGTTCGGAATCAGATGGGTCGGGACGGCCGAGTATTCAGATCCGGGATTCAGATCGGGGTTCAGCTCAGGATCTCACGACCGATTCGTCACCGAAACCCCATCGCCTCGATCTGCTCCTGGTACCGGTTGCGGATCGTGACCTCGGTCACCTGGGCGACCTGGGCGACCTCGCGTTGGGTCTTCTTCTCGTTGCACAGCAGCGAGGCCGCGTAGATCGCCGCCGCCGCGAAGCCGGTCGGCGACTTTCCGGAGAGCAGTCCCTGTTCGGCGGAGACGTCGATGATCTCGGTGGCCTTCGTCTGGACCTCCTCGCTGAGGTCGAGCGCGGAGGCGAATCGGGGAACGAACTGCTTGGGATCGACGGGTTTGAGCTCCAGCCCGAGCTCCTGGGAGATGTATCGATAGGTCCGGCCGATCTCCTTTTGCGGAACCCTGGAGACCTCGGCGACCTCGTCGAGCGATCGGGGGATCCCCTCCTGGCGACAGGCGGCGTACAGCGCGGAGGTGGCGACGCCCTCGATGGACCGGCCTCGAATGAGGTCCTCGGCGAGCGCGCGCCGGTAGATGACGGAGGCGACCTCCCGGACCGAGCGGGGGACGCCCAGCGCGGAGGCCATGCGGTCGATCTCCGAGAGCGCGAACTGGAGGTTCCGCTCGCCCGCGTCCTTCGTCCGGATGCGCTCCTGCCACTTGCGCAGCCGGTGCATCTGCGAACGCTTCTCCGAGGAGAGGGACCGTCCGTAGGCGTCCTTGTCCTTCCAGTCGATCGTCGTCGTCAGCCCCTTGTCGTGCATCGTCTCGGTGATCGGGGCGCCCACGCGGGACTTCGACTGTCGTTCGGAGTGGTTGAACGCCCGCCACTCCGGCCCGCGATCGAGCTGTTGTTCGTCGAGCACCAGCCCGCAATCGTCACACACCAACTCGTGATCCGCGTCCGCGACGACCTCCGCGGAGCCACACTCCGGACAGGAGACCGTTTCGTCCGCCTCCTGTTCGGTCTCCCGTTCCTGCCCTCGCTGCCGGCTCGGACG
Proteins encoded:
- a CDS encoding cation diffusion facilitator family transporter, whose translation is MAGEGRRFKRAAGANVLGNAVKILIEGAAGVAFGSVALVADAAHSVADLVASLVVFVWGGAAYVGPDETHPHGHQRIEPLTALFVGAVIVLLGANLLRESALALIEGPGVVFDPLLLGALAFAMADMYLLYWYTTRVNADLESTALHALAVDCLNDIYTTVAAVAGVLGVLLGYPILDAVAGGLVSLLVVYQGVEIARENVTYLVGAAPPAEEYDRLRETLHDHPAVEGVHDLRAFYDGTDVEVEVHVEVDGAMTLREAHDLETELMDRLRALPSVGDAHVHLDPSGVGEWKDAPDERSEARADAAAEPDGGE
- a CDS encoding SOS response-associated peptidase, which translates into the protein MCGRYSLSTPRDDLRTRFDAAFPDVPPRYNCAPGQRLPVITADAPAEARRLEWGLTPAWADDRLGLINARAETIREKPAFRSAFERRRCLVPADGFYEWVETGSGTRPYRVAFADDRPFAMAGIYERWEPPEPDGPTQTGLDRFAGGSRNVDGNEPDSAVTSSNPTADAGPEPVETFSIVTTEPNDLVADLHHRMAVILDPADEERYLHGDPETAASLLEPVAPDDLRAHPVSERVNDPSNDDPSLIEPV
- a CDS encoding ribonuclease H-like domain-containing protein, with the translated sequence MRIENSFIPVRGVGERTERRLWERGITHWDDFDRSVDVRGVGATTADRIDGFIDRARDRLRAGDAAFFDDVFPSDQRWRLYEDFRTETCYFDIETTGLDEQANQVTTVSFHRDGETTTLVAGEDLTAEAVHDRLTDAAVIASFNGARFDVPFLETNLGIEIDTPHLDLLYPCRQLGLSGGLKAIESEIGVERDRPDISGRDAVRLWHEYERGDEEALETLVSYNREDARNLETLADVVCESLHRDVFGSVAGSANPGRSEPAAGE
- a CDS encoding flippase activity-associated protein Agl23 yields the protein MTPSPDDRGSERRRGWIRGLDPRTWDRTDRRTRAAVAVIVGCSLLARTVALGDRPFHWDEARVGYWTLRSLETGSYEYRPVAGGPVVFHLSRLALSVAPPSDALARLPFAIAGGLLPAVALLFRGRLGDDETVAAAAVLGFAPPLVHYGRFLRGDVIAAGAALLAVGWLVRWIDSDSGTRPRDRYLYGATVASVVALGTSGFAVATLVLVVAAALVTLDRPRAEGRSSSLGDAARRGGRWIVDRATPLARAAFVFLGTWAVLFLPRGSDSGAGGTPGGLAGLVADPIGLATRTYVAPVEAFLGVRVAERAGTQFLPFVTDAVSTALATAAPILAIAAAGFLADRYGLLGDATRQGTAGGRPIVLFASAWAGLGLLGYPIVAEVIAPWTLVHVLVPLAVPAGVGIAAVYRYGREAAGRSLGSNVAASGARRGGDAAFRDDAADADRVAAGGADRVTAGDTDRLTVGDAARVAAAGLVLFAIVAHAGIVTLDAAAAEPGPESPLAQYGQPADDLEPLVDEMEAAIADAEGENARVVWVGDRFHLPDETVADRPPIGTEAAREAWGDRLPLPWYLERTDAEVESVTAPSGLTGEPAVVIADPAHEGSLDAMLPAHESRTLRLGLWNREVVVFIAS
- a CDS encoding transcription initiation factor IIB, producing MERPSRQRGQERETEQEADETVSCPECGSAEVVADADHELVCDDCGLVLDEQQLDRGPEWRAFNHSERQSKSRVGAPITETMHDKGLTTTIDWKDKDAYGRSLSSEKRSQMHRLRKWQERIRTKDAGERNLQFALSEIDRMASALGVPRSVREVASVIYRRALAEDLIRGRSIEGVATSALYAACRQEGIPRSLDEVAEVSRVPQKEIGRTYRYISQELGLELKPVDPKQFVPRFASALDLSEEVQTKATEIIDVSAEQGLLSGKSPTGFAAAAIYAASLLCNEKKTQREVAQVAQVTEVTIRNRYQEQIEAMGFR